A stretch of Bubalus bubalis isolate 160015118507 breed Murrah chromosome 19, NDDB_SH_1, whole genome shotgun sequence DNA encodes these proteins:
- the LOC102413395 gene encoding cytochrome c oxidase subunit 7B, mitochondrial-like, with the protein MFNLRMFPLAKNALSRLRVQSIQQAVARQIHQKRAPNFHDKYGNAVLASGATFCVAIWVYTAKQIGIEWNPSPVGRVIPKEWREQ; encoded by the coding sequence ATGTTCAATCTCAGGATGTTTCCCTTGGCCAAAAATGCACTAAGTCGTCTGAGAGTTCAAAGCATTCAGCAAGCAGTGGCAAGGCAGATCCACCAGAAGCGGGCACCTAATTTCCATGACAAATACGGTAATGCCGTGTTAGCTAGTGGAGCCACTTTCTGTGTTGCTATATGGGTATATACGGCAAAACAAATTGGAATAGAATGGAACCCATCGCCTGTTGGCAGAGTCATCCCAAAGGAATGGAGAGAACAGTAA